In one window of Kitasatospora sp. MMS16-BH015 DNA:
- a CDS encoding helix-turn-helix domain-containing protein, translating into MAEGLGALLRDLRTRSGMTQDQLAERSGLSERTIRRLENDRGADPRLSTVNLLADALGAGPEERRRLAETLSGGPAVVPEPAPTLPEEADSRAARRPRGWERTVLAEAAEELAAEVLRRLRQEEGQRRVHDPYALPVRWSPAAAELTDRPENVRQLAPGVGAAPELDLDGDLHSVAAVYRRVESGRLVVLGRGGSGKSILAIRFVLDLLAAEQPLERVPVVFSLGSWDPSAVGLPDWLTDRLLRDHPDLARRLPSGRTLAAELIGAELVLPVLDGFDELAEGLRPEALRVLNLSRMPMVLTSRRSEYAEAVEAARAPLVWAAGIELADLTLTDLDGYLPRTVRPAHRPPVWDGVLAELHTGRAAGSQGLATALRTPLFVGLARTMYSEEPGSDPGELLDAVRFPDAHAVEEHLLAGFVPTVYRSGVPDRVTGRRREWDADRARHWLGHLAHHLARLDRERQDLAWWQLGDSAGAWARVLATFLVTVVSVCVAEVLVMLVVLSRDPLQALLDCLLVGPVAGFAFGAVHAVLLLRGAGEFEPARTRWSLRRADRSWGRLFRSRFVLGLAVGFLAGCGVSCTLSVEQAVYGFVSLTDPVVLWATLINMLLFGLMFGLVAGLGLGCTSVLEVPLDVTSAATPADLLAVNRATVIRQFLVLAPASSLGIALSGKLVVWLGSGLLGPLSWPLDQGLITGSIGGIGGSLAYAFAFTAWGRWVVLARCWLPLTRRLPWRTVEFLDDAYRRGVLRRAGAVYQFRHLRLQHHLGAAYRAGRSRFSSVHLDG; encoded by the coding sequence GTGGCGGAGGGGCTGGGGGCACTGCTGCGCGATCTGCGCACCAGGTCCGGGATGACCCAGGATCAGCTGGCGGAGCGGTCCGGTCTGAGTGAACGGACGATCCGCAGACTGGAGAACGACCGGGGTGCGGATCCACGACTGAGCACCGTGAACCTGCTCGCCGACGCGCTGGGCGCCGGGCCGGAGGAGCGCCGCCGCCTCGCGGAGACGCTGAGCGGTGGCCCGGCCGTCGTACCCGAACCGGCTCCGACGCTGCCGGAGGAGGCCGACTCCCGGGCCGCCCGCCGCCCCAGGGGGTGGGAGCGCACCGTGCTCGCCGAGGCCGCCGAGGAGCTCGCGGCGGAGGTGCTGCGTCGGCTGCGGCAGGAGGAGGGGCAGCGGCGGGTGCACGATCCCTACGCGCTGCCGGTGCGGTGGTCCCCGGCCGCCGCCGAGTTGACGGACCGTCCGGAGAACGTCCGCCAGCTGGCCCCCGGGGTGGGCGCGGCTCCGGAGCTTGACCTGGACGGTGATCTGCACAGCGTCGCGGCGGTCTACCGGCGGGTCGAGTCGGGGCGGCTGGTGGTGCTCGGGCGGGGCGGCTCGGGCAAGTCGATCCTGGCGATCCGCTTCGTGCTGGACCTGCTGGCGGCCGAGCAGCCGCTCGAACGGGTGCCGGTGGTGTTCAGCCTCGGCTCCTGGGACCCGTCGGCCGTCGGCCTGCCGGACTGGCTGACCGACCGGCTGCTCCGCGACCACCCCGACCTGGCCCGCCGGCTGCCGAGCGGACGGACCCTCGCGGCCGAGCTGATCGGCGCCGAGCTGGTGCTGCCGGTGCTGGACGGTTTCGACGAACTCGCCGAGGGGCTGCGGCCGGAGGCCCTGCGGGTGCTCAACCTCAGCCGGATGCCGATGGTACTGACCAGCCGTCGGTCCGAGTACGCGGAGGCCGTCGAGGCGGCTCGCGCTCCGCTGGTCTGGGCGGCGGGCATCGAACTCGCCGACCTGACCCTCACGGACCTGGACGGCTACCTGCCCCGCACCGTCCGGCCGGCCCACCGCCCGCCGGTCTGGGACGGGGTGCTGGCCGAACTGCACACCGGCCGGGCGGCCGGGAGCCAGGGGCTGGCCACCGCGCTGCGCACCCCGCTCTTCGTCGGCCTGGCCCGGACGATGTACAGCGAGGAGCCGGGGAGCGATCCCGGTGAGCTGCTGGACGCCGTGCGCTTCCCGGACGCGCACGCCGTCGAGGAGCACCTGCTGGCCGGCTTCGTGCCGACCGTCTACCGGTCCGGCGTGCCGGACCGCGTGACCGGGCGGCGGCGGGAGTGGGACGCGGACCGGGCCCGGCATTGGCTCGGCCACCTCGCGCACCACCTGGCGCGGCTGGACCGGGAGCGGCAGGACCTCGCCTGGTGGCAGCTGGGCGACTCGGCCGGGGCCTGGGCCAGGGTCCTGGCCACCTTCCTGGTCACGGTCGTCTCCGTCTGCGTCGCGGAGGTCCTGGTCATGCTGGTGGTCCTCTCCCGTGACCCGCTGCAGGCCCTGCTGGACTGCCTGTTGGTGGGACCGGTCGCGGGGTTCGCCTTCGGGGCCGTCCACGCGGTGCTGCTCCTCCGGGGCGCAGGGGAGTTCGAGCCGGCCCGGACGCGGTGGAGCTTACGGCGGGCGGATCGGAGCTGGGGCCGGCTCTTTCGGTCCAGGTTCGTGCTGGGGCTGGCCGTGGGGTTCCTGGCGGGCTGCGGGGTCAGCTGCACGCTCAGTGTGGAGCAGGCCGTGTACGGGTTCGTGAGCCTCACCGACCCGGTGGTGCTGTGGGCCACGCTGATCAACATGCTGCTCTTCGGCCTGATGTTCGGCCTTGTCGCCGGGTTGGGTCTCGGGTGCACCTCCGTGCTCGAGGTGCCGTTGGACGTCACCTCGGCGGCCACTCCGGCCGACCTCCTGGCGGTCAACCGGGCCACCGTCATCCGTCAGTTCCTGGTCCTGGCACCGGCGTCGAGCCTGGGGATCGCCCTGAGTGGCAAGCTGGTGGTCTGGCTGGGCTCCGGACTGCTCGGCCCGCTGTCCTGGCCCCTGGATCAGGGACTGATCACCGGCTCCATCGGCGGGATCGGCGGCTCGCTCGCCTACGCGTTCGCCTTCACCGCCTGGGGCCGCTGGGTGGTGCTGGCCCGGTGCTGGCTCCCGCTGACCCGGCGGCTGCCCTGGCGGACCGTCGAGTTCCTGGACGACGCCTACCGGCGGGGCGTGCTGCGCCGCGCGGGCGCCGTCTACCAGTTCCGCCATCTGCGGCTCCAGCACCACCTCGGAGCCGCGTACCGAGCGGGCCGGTCCCGGTTCAGCTCGGTGCACCTGGACGGATGA
- a CDS encoding protein phosphatase 2C domain-containing protein, with protein MTAVPHPPWARIAVGTPEPAFESRPPGPHAFEHPDSSCDGWSTDRFALRLASVRGSAHRYYGRPRQDAARAAAHPATGSLVFAVADGVSSAAEAEHGATEACRAAVERLLHLLDLGPGPLDLASVVGHAAERLRELAGWRLQTADPSPAEVAGLYATTLVAGAVRPAGQETQVELCRVGDSGAWLLDRTSGGYLPLFAAKNPPEAVVVSQAVSPLPRVPDRLEELTTRLAAPDLLLIGTDGFGDPLGDGDGQVGVHFARALTAPPPPLWFGHLLDFSRETFDDDRTLLAVWPEAAPR; from the coding sequence GTGACCGCCGTACCTCACCCGCCCTGGGCGCGGATCGCGGTGGGCACCCCGGAGCCGGCCTTCGAGTCACGGCCGCCCGGCCCGCACGCCTTCGAGCACCCGGACAGCAGCTGCGACGGCTGGTCCACCGACCGGTTCGCGCTGCGGCTCGCCTCCGTCCGCGGCTCCGCCCACCGCTACTACGGCCGCCCGCGCCAGGACGCGGCCCGGGCCGCCGCGCACCCGGCCACCGGCAGCCTCGTCTTCGCCGTCGCCGACGGCGTCTCCAGCGCCGCCGAGGCCGAGCACGGCGCCACCGAGGCCTGCCGCGCCGCCGTGGAACGGCTGCTCCACCTGCTCGACCTCGGGCCCGGACCGCTCGACCTCGCCTCCGTGGTCGGCCACGCTGCCGAGCGGCTGCGCGAACTGGCAGGCTGGCGCCTGCAGACCGCCGACCCCTCCCCCGCCGAGGTGGCCGGGCTGTACGCGACCACGCTGGTGGCCGGGGCCGTCCGCCCCGCCGGTCAGGAGACCCAGGTCGAGCTCTGCCGGGTCGGCGACTCGGGGGCCTGGCTGCTGGACCGTACGAGCGGCGGCTACCTGCCGCTGTTCGCCGCCAAGAACCCCCCGGAGGCCGTGGTGGTGAGCCAGGCGGTCTCCCCGCTGCCCCGGGTGCCGGACCGACTGGAGGAGCTCACAACCCGCCTGGCCGCGCCCGATCTGCTGCTGATCGGCACCGACGGCTTCGGCGATCCCCTCGGTGACGGGGACGGCCAGGTCGGGGTGCACTTCGCCCGCGCCCTGACCGCCCCGCCGCCGCCGCTCTGGTTCGGGCACCTGCTCGACTTCTCCCGGGAGACCTTCGACGACGACCGCACCCTGCTGGCGGTCTGGCCCGAGGCGGCGCCGCGATGA
- a CDS encoding chitinase, with the protein MARPTQQPPSHRRRTRRVPAALAAGTTALALAGTGLALFAGGASAAVGNLVTNGGFESGLSGWVCTGTASAGSPAHSGTAALSATPSSSDTAQCTQTVSVLPNSSYTLSGWVHGPYVYLGATGTGGTDPSSWSSQTAWNQLGSTFTTGANTTSVTLYVHGWYGQSTYNADDITLTGPGGTPSSPSPSSSPSSSPSSSPSPSPSSSPSSSPSSSPSSSPSSSPSSSPTSSPTTPPPNTGLPKHALTGYWQNFDNGATIQRLKDVQSAYDIIAVSFADADASNPGGITFTLDPKLASELGGYTAADFKADIAAKHAAGKKVVLSVGGQNGAISVGNATAAANFANSAYSLIQQYGFDGVDIDLENGVDPTYMAQSLHTLAGKVGSGFVLTMAPETIGMYNTSGAYFQLALNTKDILTVVNTQFYNSGSMNGCDGNVYSQGTVDFITSQVCTHIQGGLRPDQVGIGVPASAKGAGSGYVSSTVVNNALDCLATGTHCGTFVPPAKWPTIRGAMTWSTNWDAANANDFSTNVGAHVHAMP; encoded by the coding sequence ATGGCCCGTCCCACGCAGCAGCCGCCGTCCCACCGGCGCCGCACCCGTCGTGTCCCCGCCGCCCTCGCGGCCGGCACCACCGCCCTCGCCCTGGCCGGCACCGGCCTCGCCCTCTTCGCGGGCGGCGCCAGCGCCGCCGTCGGCAACCTGGTGACCAACGGCGGCTTCGAGTCCGGCCTCTCCGGCTGGGTCTGCACCGGCACCGCGAGCGCCGGCTCCCCGGCGCACTCCGGCACCGCCGCGCTGAGCGCGACGCCGAGCAGCTCCGACACCGCCCAGTGCACCCAGACCGTCTCGGTCCTGCCGAACTCCAGCTACACGCTGAGCGGCTGGGTCCACGGCCCGTACGTCTACCTCGGTGCCACCGGGACGGGCGGCACCGACCCGAGCTCCTGGTCCAGCCAGACCGCCTGGAACCAGCTCGGCTCCACCTTCACCACCGGCGCCAACACCACCAGCGTCACCCTCTACGTGCACGGCTGGTACGGCCAGAGCACCTACAACGCGGACGACATCACCCTGACCGGCCCGGGCGGCACCCCCTCCTCGCCCTCGCCGTCCTCCTCTCCCTCGTCTTCCCCGTCCTCCTCTCCCTCCCCGTCGCCGTCGAGCTCCCCCAGCAGCTCGCCGTCCTCCTCCCCCTCTTCCTCCCCCTCCTCCTCGCCGTCGAGCTCCCCCACCAGCTCGCCGACCACGCCGCCCCCGAACACCGGCCTGCCCAAGCACGCGCTGACCGGCTACTGGCAGAACTTCGACAACGGCGCGACGATCCAGCGACTCAAGGACGTCCAGAGCGCGTACGACATCATCGCGGTCTCCTTCGCCGACGCCGACGCCAGCAACCCGGGCGGCATCACCTTCACGCTGGACCCGAAGCTCGCCTCCGAGCTGGGCGGTTACACCGCGGCCGACTTCAAGGCCGACATCGCGGCCAAGCACGCGGCGGGCAAGAAGGTCGTGCTCTCGGTCGGCGGGCAGAACGGCGCGATCAGCGTCGGCAACGCCACCGCCGCCGCGAACTTCGCCAACTCCGCCTACTCGCTGATCCAGCAGTACGGTTTCGACGGCGTCGACATCGACCTGGAGAACGGCGTCGACCCGACCTACATGGCGCAGTCGCTGCACACCCTGGCGGGCAAGGTGGGCTCCGGCTTCGTCCTGACCATGGCTCCCGAGACCATCGGGATGTACAACACCTCCGGTGCGTACTTCCAGCTGGCGCTCAACACCAAGGACATCCTGACCGTCGTCAACACCCAGTTCTACAACTCGGGTTCGATGAACGGCTGCGACGGCAACGTCTACTCCCAGGGCACCGTCGACTTCATCACCAGCCAGGTCTGCACCCACATCCAGGGGGGCCTGCGCCCCGACCAGGTCGGCATCGGCGTCCCCGCCTCGGCCAAGGGCGCGGGCAGCGGCTACGTCTCCTCGACCGTGGTGAACAACGCCCTCGACTGCCTGGCCACCGGCACCCACTGCGGCACCTTCGTCCCGCCGGCCAAGTGGCCCACCATCCGCGGCGCGATGACCTGGTCCACCAACTGGGACGCGGCCAACGCCAACGACTTCTCCACCAACGTCGGCGCCCACGTCCACGCGATGCCGTAA